In the genome of Microbacterium paraoxydans, the window GCCCGGATGACGGCGGCGGCGTACGCGGACTTCCCGGACGGCGTCGTCCCGCTGCGTCGCGTGGACGACGACCTCACGCTGGTCGGCCTCTCCGAGGGCCCGACGCTGGCGTTCAAGGACATGGCCATGCAGTTCCTCGGGCAGGTGCTGGAGTACACGCTCGAGCGCCAGGGCTCGGTCCTCAACATCCTCGGCGCGACCTCGGGTGACACCGGCTCGGCCGCGGAGCACGCCCTGCGCGGCAAGGAGCGTGTCGCGGTGTTCATGCTCTCGCCGCAGGGCCGGATGAGCGCGTTCCAGCGGGCGCAGATGTTCTCGCTCGACGACGCGAACGTGCACAACATCGCGGTGGAGGGCGTCTTCGACGACTGCCAGAACCTCGTGAAGAAGCTCGCCGGCGACCTCGACTTCAAGCGCGCTCAGCACCTGGGGGCCGTGAACTCGATCAACCTCGCCCGCATCACCGCGCAGACCGTCTACTACTTCTGGGCATGGCTGCGCGCGACCGACGCCGGCGGGTGGACCGAGGTGTCGTTCACCGTCCCCTCGGGGAACTTCGGCAACATCCTCTCCGGGTTCTTCGCGAAGCAGATGGGACTGCCGATCCGGCGCCTCGTCCTGGCCGCGAACGAGAACAACGTGCTCGACGAGTTCTTCCGCACGGGGGTGTACCGCCCGCGTAGCGCCGCGCAGACGCTGGCGACCTCGAGCCCGTCGATGGACATCTCGAAGGCGTCGAACCTCGAGCGCTTCATCTTCGAGCTCGTCGACCGCGACCCGGCGCGAGTGGTCGGCGCGTGGGACGACCTGGAGGCGCAGGGATTCTTCGACTTCTCGGCCGAGCAGCCGCGCTTCACCGAGGAGTTCGGCATCGTGAGCGGCACCTCGACGCACGAGGACCGGCTCGCGACCATCCGCGACGTGTACGAGGCCTCCGGCGAGGTGATCGACCCGCACACCGCCGACGGCGTGAAGGTCGCGCGGGAGTATGTCGAGCCCGGAGTGCCGATGCTGGTGCTGGAGACGGCCAAGCCGGAGAAGTTCGCCGAGACGATCCACGAGGCCATCGGGGTCGAGCTGGCGTACGCCCCCGAGCTCCGCGCCATGCTCGACGCCCCCCAGCGCGTGACCGAGATGCCCGACGACGAGCACGCTCTCCGTGCCTTCATCGAGGAGAACGCCCTTCACTGACCCGCGAGACCCCGCTTTCGCGCCGAAACCCCCTGTCCCGGACGCCGGAGACAGGGGGTTTCGACGTGAACCCGAGGTCTCGGCGACAAGAGAGGGAAATGCGGGGGTGGGCAGTGTGCACAGAGGGAGGGCGGATTGAGGCGGAGTGCACATGTCGGGGAGGAGAGGGGGTGAGTACCGTGGCGGGCAACCCGTATCCTCCTCCCGAAGGACTCCCCATGGCACGCACGGCGCACGCAGACGACTTCGCGCTCTCCCGAGTGACTCCAGAGGCCCGCAAGCCCTGGTTCGGAATCGCCGTCCAGCGATTCGGACAGGTCTCCGCCCTCTCGCAGTTCCTCCTCGGCGCGACCCTCGGTTACAGCATGACCTTCGGCGAGGCCGTCCTCGCCTTCCTGTTCGGCTCGCTCATCCTCGAGGTGATCATGTGCGTGGTCGGCTTCATCGGCCAGCGCGAGGGCCTGAACACCGCGCTCCTCGCCCGCTGGACGGGCTTCGGCGAGATCGGCGCGTCGCTCGTCGGCCTCGCGATCGGCATCAGCCTCATCGGCTGGTTCGGCATCCAGTCCGCCATCTCGGCGCAGTCGCTCGACGCCCTCATGCCCGGTGCCCTGCCGGTCTGGGCGTGGAGCCTCATCTTCGGCCTCGCCGTCACCGCGATCGTCGCCTTCGGCTTCGTCGGGATGCAGTGGCTCGCGAACATCACCGTGCCGCTGTTCCTGATCCTCGTCGGCTGGTCCGTCATCTCCGAGCTCACCCGCCACGACATCGGCGAGCTGCTCACCGGCCCGGCGCCCGGCCCGACCATGAGCGTCTGGGCGGGCACCGGCATCGTCGCCGGCGGTCTCATCGTCGGCGCGATCATCACGGGCGACATGACCCGCTTCAACCGCTCGCGGGCCGACGTCGTCAAGCAGACCGTGCTCGGCGTCTCCCTCGGCGAGTTCGTGATCGGCCTCGCCGGCGTGCTTCTCGCCCACGCGGCGGCGACCGGCGACATCGTCGCGATCGTCACCTCGTCCGTCGGGTTCGTCGGCCTGTTCATCGTGCTGACCGGCACGCTGAAGATCAACGACTGGAACCTGTACTCCTCCACGCTCGGCCTGGTGAACTTCATCTCCACGGCCTTCGGCAAGAACCTGCACCGCGTCACCA includes:
- a CDS encoding purine-cytosine permease family protein, with the translated sequence MARTAHADDFALSRVTPEARKPWFGIAVQRFGQVSALSQFLLGATLGYSMTFGEAVLAFLFGSLILEVIMCVVGFIGQREGLNTALLARWTGFGEIGASLVGLAIGISLIGWFGIQSAISAQSLDALMPGALPVWAWSLIFGLAVTAIVAFGFVGMQWLANITVPLFLILVGWSVISELTRHDIGELLTGPAPGPTMSVWAGTGIVAGGLIVGAIITGDMTRFNRSRADVVKQTVLGVSLGEFVIGLAGVLLAHAAATGDIVAIVTSSVGFVGLFIVLTGTLKINDWNLYSSTLGLVNFISTAFGKNLHRVTTTIVLGVVGSVLAAVGILGQFTEFLVVLSVAFPPIAGIMVAEYYVVRRWRPELDATRETGTLPGTAPRIVPATIVVWLVSSLVGYFVTWGIPSLLSLFLSMVLYIVAGKLGWVRGVGVATTRQANPVDSAPAAV
- the thrC gene encoding threonine synthase, whose protein sequence is MPFISTRGGMQPQSFSETLLEGLAPDGGLAVPDVMPEVDGETLERWRALTYPQLATEVLGLFATDIPREDLARMTAAAYADFPDGVVPLRRVDDDLTLVGLSEGPTLAFKDMAMQFLGQVLEYTLERQGSVLNILGATSGDTGSAAEHALRGKERVAVFMLSPQGRMSAFQRAQMFSLDDANVHNIAVEGVFDDCQNLVKKLAGDLDFKRAQHLGAVNSINLARITAQTVYYFWAWLRATDAGGWTEVSFTVPSGNFGNILSGFFAKQMGLPIRRLVLAANENNVLDEFFRTGVYRPRSAAQTLATSSPSMDISKASNLERFIFELVDRDPARVVGAWDDLEAQGFFDFSAEQPRFTEEFGIVSGTSTHEDRLATIRDVYEASGEVIDPHTADGVKVAREYVEPGVPMLVLETAKPEKFAETIHEAIGVELAYAPELRAMLDAPQRVTEMPDDEHALRAFIEENALH